A segment of the Candidatus Neomarinimicrobiota bacterium genome:
GGCATATCCACATGAAGTATGTAAATACCGCTCGCAACGGGGAGGTCATTCTCATTGGTGAGATCCCATCGCAGAAACTGGGAATCAGGATTTGATTTATCCTCTTCCGTTAGTGTCCGCACAAGGACGCCCGCAAGGGTGAAGATCTTCACGGTAACCACCTTGGGGAGATGAGAGAATGTGACATATTTCTGAAACCGGCTGATCTCCCACGTATTGATCCCAAGATATGGATTCGGGAAGACGGTGACTCTCTTAACTCTCTCTTTGGGTGTGTCTCCCTCGTCGTCCCTGTCAACGGTACCAACAGAAAAACGCTTTATATCTCCGTCCTTGATCTGTTTGTAGGTACTCAACAGAATGTTTGTCCCTTCTTGCGGTTGGGATCCCACAACGTAAATCTTATCGATGGGTCTGAAATCCAGAGAGAAAAAGATCTTAGCCTTGTCCTGGCCCGACACTGTATCCGTGGTGGAGGTATAACCCACCTTTGCTATGTGGATCTTGTCGAAGACGGATTCCCCACCAATGGGGTCGTTTCCTTCCGTATTCCATTCCCCGTCATCCGCTGCGTCATCGAAGTAGCCGAAAAGTTGCATGTCGTCCGAATCGTCATCCGGTGCGCCGAGGTCCCATACTTCAAAGGGGACCTGAACAAAGTCTGTTGTGGGAAGCGTCGGTCCTGTGAGGGCGAAGCTGCCGCTCGACGTAAACCGGATTTCATAATCGTTCTCATCAATGGCCTTCGCCACCATATCGGAGGCTGAACCGGAAAGGTAGTAATCACCACCCGGGTTCGATCCCACGACGTTATTCCCTTCTTCCGTCACCGATTTGATCCCCCCTGACACATCGCCAACCGTCAAGACAAAACCACCCAGGTGTAGGTATCGATATTCTGTTACTCCATCCAGGTTAGTGGAGAGGGAGACGAGGGTGGTTTCCGGCGTAACATCCACTCGTACCAATTCCCACCACGTCGTGTCTGCCGTCTCATTCACCGTAAAGCGCACCTCAAATTCCTCCCCATCAGGGGCTTCAGGATCCGAGAGCACGGAGATCACCGGGGCATCATCGAATCCCTCGACGTCCACCACTTCCAAGGTGTCTCCAAGGGAATGTGGATAGATGGTCTGTGGATCCGGTGAGTGGGGAATGCCTGCCCGCAGCGATTGCGTATGGGGACTTTCCAGCGCGTGGGTGGACACATCTAGACTCATATTCTGGTTGTAAGCCGTCACAGAAAAATAGTATGTTTTCCCGTTGATCAGTCTCTCCCCTGTAAACGCATCTTTCGTGATCCTCAGGTACCACGAGATTCCACTGTTAACACCAAACTGAACAGGCTTATTGACGGCCACACCCACGTCAGGATCGAATACATCCTGGAAGATGTACCCGGGTGACGTTTCAAGGTCATAGGTGGCCAGAAGAACCGCTTCACTCTTGGATGCAGCGGCGCCGGGCAACTGATAAACGTTGTATCCCTCAAACAAATATCCCTTGATGTCGCTGTTTTCCGTGGCGGCCACAGCTTCCGTGTTTGACTCCCACTCAAGGACAAGCTCCTGGTCCTGTGCAATGATCCTCAGATCCGGCGCGGGGGGACCGCTCGGCAAGTCGAACAGGTTATCGTAGGCTTCCTGAACAAAGGTATCATTGAATTTCATAATGGCTACACTCTGGAGGTAATTCTCTCCCGAGCCTCCAACGAGAGCGACCACCACTTCCTGCGTATCGCCGAAAGCCATATTAAAAGGACCGCTGGACATTGTTATTCTCCGGTCACCCGGAGGGTAGCGACGCTGATTCCAAGGGGTCGGCTGTCCATCCAGGTCGCCACTGCCCAGGACGGGATCCCCTGAAAGTTCGAAATTGGTTGGATTCCCTCTTTCGTCCAGAATGGGGTCACAGGCAGGATATCCCGGCCGTGGCTCGCAAGCACGCATCAAATTGTACCACTGCAAGGTTCCCTCATAAGCATTCAACGTGGGATCGGTTCGTGGGGAACCCGCGATAAAGGGAACAAAGGCCGTCATGGGAAGATTAATAAATCCGGGGCCGACGGGTTTCAGATCAAATATGGCGTAGTCTTCGGAATCGTCTACACCATTCTTGTTGCGGTCTTCGCCAGCGATTCCCTCCAGAAGCGGTCCCTGAAGGAAATCGTAACCACCCGCAGGCGATGCTATCCCCCAGGCATCCCAGACCGCATCGCTGTTGGTGGAATTATAGACGTACCCGAGACTTAAGGTTGTATCGCAACCCGAATAATCGTCCGTGTACTGACCCAGATCAGGATCTGACCACTGTGAAATATACATATCCTCTATGACGGCGTCGTCAGGAGTGTTTTCTGTACCCTTGTAGATTAGTCGAACTCTCTTGAAGATGGCATTCCCGAGCGGGTTATCGAGGGCGTAGGCCCAGTATGTCTCCTGCACTTCCAGACCTGTGGGAATGGAACCGTGAAGTCCCACGACCCTGCCTGCGTCGAGATCGTTATAGACAATCCACATAGTTTGATCAGCTCCTTCGACTCCCGGAATATCTTCAACATACGTCGTATCGCCATCGTCGACTTCCAATTCACCATAGATGCCATCGCCGTCGGGATCAGGCTCATACTCGCCATTTCCATCCCTGTCAACGTAAGGAGCTCCCCATTCCCAAGGCCAGTTGAGCCAATCGATCTCATACCAGTCGTGTATCTCTTCAGTATTGGCGCCGGTTACTTCATCAACAGGGACGAGGTAGAAATTGGCCGCATCATCTGTCAGGTCGGCTGTCTGGAAGTCAGGGCGTACCCGGTAGGGGCGAACATCGGGATCATCGGGATCAACCGCCTCACCCTTTGAGAGGACTCGACCTGCAACATTACCCGATCCGTGTTCCGAGCCACCAACCCGCAATTCGGGAGTAACACCATCACGAACAAAGCCACCCCACACCATTCCTTCAGAGAAGATTAAGCCAGCCTTGCCTTTCGGGAATGTTCCGTTCCATGAACCGTCAACTATAGCCTCATGCCACCCATCACCCCTGACCCAGAGAGTAATATTGTTGATAGTCATGACCGTCGATATGGGCGACTCTGCCACACTCACTTTGGTCAAGGGCTCTGGTGTTGACCCTGGCTTTTCACGGGCGAACCCGGACGTAAGAAGAAGAACTCCTATTAAAAGAAAATTCAACAGTTTCTTCATCATTTTCTTTTGTCTCCCTAAATGACTTACAGTTCCAGACTCACCCCGAAGCGAACCTGACGCGGTGTTCCGAACAGATCGAATCCGTTTTGACGCCAGTTATGCTGTCGATTTTCCATATTGATGACCTGATAAAGATCTGCAAATCGCTCACCGGCACTCTGAACTATCTGCTGACCGTCAACGCTGGACAAGAATCCGTCATCGAAGGCATTCCCAGTGGCGTAGTAGATGTTGATCACATTCTTTTTGTTAATCAGGTTCTGGACGTAGACGTAGAAATTCAAGTCTATTCCTCCGATTCCCACAGTCTTATCGATGCGCACATTCAGGTTGAAAACCCAGGGCGTCTGGGAAGAATTGATGGGTTCGAGGGGGGCCCTCTGACGCGAATCCGTGTCGTTTAGGATAGCTCCCTCTGCGGCATCCTCCTGACCCAAACCACCCGGACTCTTGGCCAGAGTAAATCGGTGCCCACTGTTGAAGGTCAACAGGAGATTCAACCCCGTTCTCTGAAGGATTGGACCACCATCCCCTGGTCCAAATCGATAATCGACATTCATCGATCCCCTGTGGGTCTGGTCGTAAGACTGAGGAACCACAATCTTGGGTGCTTCCCCTCCCGGACCCTCTATGGCTCCACCAGCACTGCGGGAAAAGGAGTTCGTTCCTCGAGCATCAGAAAGCGTGTAATTCACTTGAGCTCCGACGCGGTTTATCCGTCTTACACGCAGACTGAATTCCAGCCCTTTTGTAGTCGCGAAGTCCTGGTTGACGTAAGCCGCATAACGAGAGATATCCCAGCCAGTGGCAGTAAGGATATTGTCAAACTGAATCTGTCCCTTGATATCCTTGTAAAAGGCGGTCAAGTCAAAAGCGGCAAAATCTGTGAACTGGTGGGAGAAGCCCACCTCGTATTGAGTGGACCGCTCCGGCTTCAGGTCATAACCTACAGGATTGATGAAGTAGTAACCTGCCGCCAAAACATAGGCGGAATATGCGAGGCCCCTGTACGTCACGTCCAGACCCGGCGCCTGGACAAACCTTCCGTACTGCAGGTGGAATACGGTCCTGTCTGTCACAGGAAAGGAAAAACCAAGCCGGGGTGACAGGAACTGATGAGCCTTGCTTTTCCCGATCCCGAGGAGTGTGTATTCATCCAAATCATATTCCGGCCTCGTGGAATCTTCGAGTGCCCAGGCATCCATATCGATATAGTCATAACGAACACCAGCATTAATGATCAGGTCGCTGAATTCAATTTTGTCCTGAAGATACAATGAACTGAATTGAGGGTGCCTTGGACCATCATCACCTTTATCTAGGACGTTCCCGAACTCATCGAATCCGTAAATATTGGGTGTAGCCTGCTGCCTGATCATTGTGGCCATGGCATCTTCAACTCTTGCAGAATCCGGATTCAATCTAAGAAAACCGAGCAGCGATGGCAGGCCTCCGCGCCCTCCGCTAATAAAGTAATTCCTTACCGTCCAATTCTCCGTGGAGCCGCCCGCTCTTAGCTCATGCCTACCCATTTGAGCCGTAAGTGCGGCGGAACCTCCCACATACGCCCGCTGGTCCTTGGTATAACCGGTGAGCAAGTAACCGGGGCGCTGGAACGGGAATCCATGGAAGTCGTAAGGCTGCGATAGTCCGGAATATCCTCCATAGGTCCATCCATGTTCCGCGGCTCTCAGACTGTCGCCGTAGGCGAGAATATCGTCCCCAAAGAACGGATCATAGGTTTCCCTACGGCGATCAACAATGTTCAAGTTCAGCTCAAGAAAACTCTTGGGCGTAATGAAATAACTTGCTTTTGTATTCCAAAATGCCTCAGTGTAGTCATTGAGAGGCTGCCTTTCAAGTGCGAAAAGGTTTCTCACGGGATAATCGGTAATTCCATAGATACCGATTTCCCCCCCTTTCCGTCTCTGCCACGTATAGGCTCCTGCAGTTCTTATCTGAAGTTGCTTCAAATCAAACAGGAGAGTCCCATTGACGGAATACCGGTTGCGGAATCTTCCAGGAACATTACCCGGGTCCCAATTCAAGACTTCCATATCACCCTTAGTCCCGCCGCGAAGGCCGCTGTCATATACCGTATCCACTGGAGCACCATCCGACCAGAACTGTGGCGAACCGGACCAGAACACAGGGTTATGTTCTCGAATAAAATAGTTCTCCCCCACCAGATAGAACCGGACACTTCTACTGAAAAGAGGTCCGCTGAGCGTCAGCACATAATCCGAGTAACCATAGGAGTATGTATTCAAGAACTGCTCTCCGGCATCAGCGAAATTATCGGACTCCATCTGAAAGGAAGTATGCAAACGCTGTCCCCCGGTCCTGAAGTTCTGTTGAACGATTCCAGCATTTGCGCCACCAAATTGTGCAGTATATCCTCCTGCCTGAACGAGAACCTCTTCAAGAGCTTCGGGAATCGTGGTTATCAGGCTTCCACCGTCGCGGCTGACAATATTTTTTGTGCTGGCCCCTTCAATGAGGTATCCCACCTCGTCGGAACGACTTCCGCGGATATGGACACGCTCGTTCTGGAGTATCACCCCGGGTTGAAGAGTAAAATAGTCCTGAGCTCCCCGTACGGGTAGATTCTCCATGTCCTCCGACGTGAGAATCCGAACGGCATTGGTCGCACTTTTCTCAATCAAAGGTCTCTCGGCAACAACCTGAATTGGTTCTCCCTCAAGGGCGACGGGGCTCATCTCGATGTCTTCCACAAAGGCTGTTAGTCCCGCCACCACCTTCACGTTGCTGATGGTGACTTGCTGATATCCAACATAGGTGGCCCTGAGGGAATATGTGCCCGGAGAAACGTTGAGGATCATGAACTCTCCCTCTGTGTCGGTTGCGGCTCCCAAAGACGTCCCCACAAGAATAACATTGGCACCGATCAATGGCTCCCGGGTCTCCCGATCAATGGCCGAGCCGCTGATCTTACCATGCTGGGCATAAACTGTCGACACAAGAAGCGTCAACAATATCAAAGTCTGAAAAGTACCTCTTTTCATTTTTCTTTCCTCTTTTTTGAGGGGCTTCCTGCCTGGTGGCAGGCAGGTTTGAAACTAATCATCATCGAAAATTTTCATCAAAGTGTCGTACACCGCTACCGTGTATCGGCCACCTTTAGCGAACGACAAAGAATCTGAGAATACCGAGACGTCATTGGTATCGACAGAAACAGAATAGTTGTCAGGAAAAATCGCTTGATAATTAGAGTCGTCGCCATATGAGAGACCTTCGGCAAGAAAGCTTGAATTGTTGCCCACCACATTGACGGATACTTCATCAAAGTCTGATAAGGCACTGAATATCCTGACAATGGCCGAATCAGGATTCGTCCAGTCGGGATTTAAGTTCTCGGGGGCTTCGAATATATACCGTTCCTGCGCATTGAAGTAACTTACCCCCGATGTATCTCCAAGAATAAAGACGCTCCCCTTCCTCTCCGTTGCAAAGACCATCTGCTTTTCCGTATCCTGGGATCCATCGCTCTCCGGAAACTCCACGGTAAGAGTTCGGGACCCAGCGTCAATCTCTTTGTACTCACTATCCTCACCGAACGAAAGACTCCCAAAAGAAATATCAGCCAGTTTGACAGTCGCAGATCCGAGCCGGGAAAGATTCACAAATCTCACCTCAGACTTATAATCCTGCGTAGTCATGGCGGGATTATCCATATCGATGCAACTCATCCCCACCAGGAGTAAGACAATGAGTACGATACCTAACCTGCTTGAAGTCATCTTAGGCTATGCTCCTTAAATGATCGATTAACAAAAAAAGGTGACTCACCCGTCTCGAAGCCATACGCACTAATTTCCCTCTCTCTATGAAGAGTCTCTGATTTATCTAAAACGCCCTGGATTCCCCCTCCCTCGGAACTTAACGGGCAAATCGTCAAATCTTGAAGAAATATAGACAACTCTTTTCGTTCTGTCAAGTGTAACAATCGCATTCCCAGACTTTTTTGGCCACATTTTGCTCTTTTCAGTGAAATTAGGTCGCCGAAAACCCTAAGTCATTCACGGACCTGAATTTCCCAGTTATCATCTCGGAGTTCATTCCGATGGGTTGAGTGAAGCAAGAGATGGTCGCGAAAGCCGAAGAGGTCTGCAAACACAAACATGACGCCTCCCTGGATTTCGTGGTAATACCAGATTTCGTAAGGTTTCATACCCATTTCACTGTCGCTCCGCTCGTATTCATCGGGTGGACCGTATGTGAGATAAACCCGGCCCCGGTCTGTCTTCCACCCCTCTTTTCTACCTACCCGGAAAGCCTGATTGGTGTAGTCCACGCGACTAAAAAACTCCCGTTTATACTCATTCACGGCCGTCTGGAGATTTGGGTCCCGCCTTCGCCAGAAGTCAAACAGGAACATTCTTTTCTCCTCTGAGGACGAAAAGCTTTCGTATCGAAATGCCTCCTCGTCGCTCACGATGTACTCCATCATTTCAAACTCCCGATCCAGGTCCTCTTCCTGCATTCCCCCATATTCAGACGCCAGAACCCCGGCGGATAGACGCGGCGGATATTCTCCCACCATATGAAACGTCTTGACTGACGCAACGGTGACATCCGCCACCGAATCAGTTACGGAAAAGTTCAGATGGTAGGTACCCGAAGGAAGGGATGAAATGTTGATGGAGCCCGTTTCCACGCTCGATTCGTTGACCCTGGACTTCGTCTTTCTTCGCGCCATCAACACCCTACCTTCAGAATCTGACACGGAAGCGACGGTGTGGTAAACCCCTTCCTTCGATGAAGTCAGAAGATTGTATGCCTCCATGTAATAGTGAATGAAAGGGGCCCCCGGACCGTAGACGTTCCCGGGGTTGGGCAATACTTCAAGGGTGTTCTTGTAAAAAACGCTTTCTATATCTGAGGAAGGTTTTGGGCGGGATGAGCATAGTTCAATTTCGCTCAATTTGATGCTGTCACCTGCAAATGATTTCTCAGGAACGGGGTGTATTACTTCAAAACGTCTGGAATTATTATTCTCGTCAAAACATTCCATCTTCAGTGTGTAGTCACCATTGGGAATCGCCAGACCGATCACTCCCATGACGCTGTTCCGGTACAGCTCTCCGCTCGTGTCTTCCACAGCATGGGGAATCCGCCACACCCTGTCCAAGACCACCGATTCATCTGTCGGTGAAATAAATGTGGCGAGCATCAGAAGGGCCCCCTCAAATCGTCCTTCTTTTTCCACATATGTCAACTGTCCTTCGTCGATAGCGTAGTAGAGTTCAAGGTAATTGGCTTCATCATCGTACCGGAACTGCGCCACGTCTGTGTCCACGTGCAGCGGAGTGACCTGGGCGGCCCCGAGGAGAAAAGGGACCAGGAAGGGAAACAGAGGTTTTGTGGTCATGGCGTTCTTACTACTGGAAAAATCTAAGCATGGGAGGGGCACTATGTGAAGCAAAAAGGCGTAAGGGAAAGCATGTAAGAGTCTCTGGTCTTAATACTCGATTTGTTCATGAGTTTTCAATAAGAACGACTACCACAGGGAAAATGGAGGAGAGTTTCATTCATCCTCGCGGCAATGGGCAACACCGTCTGAGACAACGTTAATCTTTTTCTTACTGTCCTTTTTCCCGATTTGATCGGGAGACGAAAATCTCAACATCCCGTGGAGAACTGTCGCTAAAGAAATATTCGGTCCGGCTTCAAGACCACTTGAGGAGATTGTTTTAACTCTCCCGCCTATATTTGTGCCATATGGCGATATCCAAGACGGGATCAAACAGAAAACAACCCTCACCCTCAAGCTCCTTTCGGCCATACAGAACTAAATATTTCAAATGCGACAAAAAATAGACAAAGGAATAAAAGAAATGGCCTTAAAATCGTCCTGTCGGTATTCGTGGAGGCGGAGACGCGGATCATCTCAAGATCCTTCGGAGAATCCATGACTGTCTGAGACCTCCCGACGTGTCGGGGGGGCAAGTTTCACGGATTCCCGTGGCTCCAGCCGATACGGGCGGGAGGATTTTTCAGCCAAGCTTCTTTTGCAGTACTTTTCTTACGCTAAGAAAAGTACGAGAAGAATCCACGGTCTAGATAATCCCACGACGAGAATGTTGGGTGACGGGGGGTGCAATGAATGGAAGTTCGGGGCCAGCATTCAGATTGGACAATCATCACAAGATCTTACCTGCATATGGCGAAAGGCCTTTTTCTTGACTTCATTCGACTTTTTCACTAACATAGTTGAGACACTCGGGAAATCATCCCTCTATTTAATTAAGGATAGAACAGATGAAAGCGAAGATTGCACTTTGTTTGGCAGCGTTTCTTATTCTCACCCTTCCGCCGTCACTATCTGGCGGAGTAACCGGTAAAATTACGGGTAAGATCACCGACCGTGACACGGGAGAGCCCCTCGTGGGAGCCAATGTTATCCTCCAGGGAACGCCACAGGGAGCGGCCACGGATCTAAAGGGTGTCTACATCATTCTTAACGTTCGAGGGGGAAAATATGCCGTCGTCGCCTCAATGATTGGGTACAAGAGGGTGGAAATCAAGAACGTCACCATCCTCGCAGACCATACCAGCTCGGTGGATATCGAAATGGAACAGTCGGCCATTGAGGGAGAGGAAGTGACCATAACGGCTGAGAGGCCCGTGATCGTGAGAGATCAGACGGCCACCACAACAACCGTCCTGGCAGAACAGATTGAAAACATGCCCGTAAACTCCTACATGGAAGTGCTTAACAACGTGGCAGGCGTCGTGGAGAACAATAACGGCGGCGGCGATGACGGTATCCATATTCGTGGGGGACGGTCCAACGAAATCGCCTACATGGTAGACGGATTCTGGGTAGAAGATGCCA
Coding sequences within it:
- a CDS encoding TonB-dependent receptor, yielding MKRGTFQTLILLTLLVSTVYAQHGKISGSAIDRETREPLIGANVILVGTSLGAATDTEGEFMILNVSPGTYSLRATYVGYQQVTISNVKVVAGLTAFVEDIEMSPVALEGEPIQVVAERPLIEKSATNAVRILTSEDMENLPVRGAQDYFTLQPGVILQNERVHIRGSRSDEVGYLIEGASTKNIVSRDGGSLITTIPEALEEVLVQAGGYTAQFGGANAGIVQQNFRTGGQRLHTSFQMESDNFADAGEQFLNTYSYGYSDYVLTLSGPLFSRSVRFYLVGENYFIREHNPVFWSGSPQFWSDGAPVDTVYDSGLRGGTKGDMEVLNWDPGNVPGRFRNRYSVNGTLLFDLKQLQIRTAGAYTWQRRKGGEIGIYGITDYPVRNLFALERQPLNDYTEAFWNTKASYFITPKSFLELNLNIVDRRRETYDPFFGDDILAYGDSLRAAEHGWTYGGYSGLSQPYDFHGFPFQRPGYLLTGYTKDQRAYVGGSAALTAQMGRHELRAGGSTENWTVRNYFISGGRGGLPSLLGFLRLNPDSARVEDAMATMIRQQATPNIYGFDEFGNVLDKGDDGPRHPQFSSLYLQDKIEFSDLIINAGVRYDYIDMDAWALEDSTRPEYDLDEYTLLGIGKSKAHQFLSPRLGFSFPVTDRTVFHLQYGRFVQAPGLDVTYRGLAYSAYVLAAGYYFINPVGYDLKPERSTQYEVGFSHQFTDFAAFDLTAFYKDIKGQIQFDNILTATGWDISRYAAYVNQDFATTKGLEFSLRVRRINRVGAQVNYTLSDARGTNSFSRSAGGAIEGPGGEAPKIVVPQSYDQTHRGSMNVDYRFGPGDGGPILQRTGLNLLLTFNSGHRFTLAKSPGGLGQEDAAEGAILNDTDSRQRAPLEPINSSQTPWVFNLNVRIDKTVGIGGIDLNFYVYVQNLINKKNVINIYYATGNAFDDGFLSSVDGQQIVQSAGERFADLYQVINMENRQHNWRQNGFDLFGTPRQVRFGVSLEL
- a CDS encoding GWxTD domain-containing protein → MTTKPLFPFLVPFLLGAAQVTPLHVDTDVAQFRYDDEANYLELYYAIDEGQLTYVEKEGRFEGALLMLATFISPTDESVVLDRVWRIPHAVEDTSGELYRNSVMGVIGLAIPNGDYTLKMECFDENNNSRRFEVIHPVPEKSFAGDSIKLSEIELCSSRPKPSSDIESVFYKNTLEVLPNPGNVYGPGAPFIHYYMEAYNLLTSSKEGVYHTVASVSDSEGRVLMARRKTKSRVNESSVETGSINISSLPSGTYHLNFSVTDSVADVTVASVKTFHMVGEYPPRLSAGVLASEYGGMQEEDLDREFEMMEYIVSDEEAFRYESFSSSEEKRMFLFDFWRRRDPNLQTAVNEYKREFFSRVDYTNQAFRVGRKEGWKTDRGRVYLTYGPPDEYERSDSEMGMKPYEIWYYHEIQGGVMFVFADLFGFRDHLLLHSTHRNELRDDNWEIQVRE
- a CDS encoding T9SS type A sorting domain-containing protein encodes the protein MMKKLLNFLLIGVLLLTSGFAREKPGSTPEPLTKVSVAESPISTVMTINNITLWVRGDGWHEAIVDGSWNGTFPKGKAGLIFSEGMVWGGFVRDGVTPELRVGGSEHGSGNVAGRVLSKGEAVDPDDPDVRPYRVRPDFQTADLTDDAANFYLVPVDEVTGANTEEIHDWYEIDWLNWPWEWGAPYVDRDGNGEYEPDPDGDGIYGELEVDDGDTTYVEDIPGVEGADQTMWIVYNDLDAGRVVGLHGSIPTGLEVQETYWAYALDNPLGNAIFKRVRLIYKGTENTPDDAVIEDMYISQWSDPDLGQYTDDYSGCDTTLSLGYVYNSTNSDAVWDAWGIASPAGGYDFLQGPLLEGIAGEDRNKNGVDDSEDYAIFDLKPVGPGFINLPMTAFVPFIAGSPRTDPTLNAYEGTLQWYNLMRACEPRPGYPACDPILDERGNPTNFELSGDPVLGSGDLDGQPTPWNQRRYPPGDRRITMSSGPFNMAFGDTQEVVVALVGGSGENYLQSVAIMKFNDTFVQEAYDNLFDLPSGPPAPDLRIIAQDQELVLEWESNTEAVAATENSDIKGYLFEGYNVYQLPGAAASKSEAVLLATYDLETSPGYIFQDVFDPDVGVAVNKPVQFGVNSGISWYLRITKDAFTGERLINGKTYYFSVTAYNQNMSLDVSTHALESPHTQSLRAGIPHSPDPQTIYPHSLGDTLEVVDVEGFDDAPVISVLSDPEAPDGEEFEVRFTVNETADTTWWELVRVDVTPETTLVSLSTNLDGVTEYRYLHLGGFVLTVGDVSGGIKSVTEEGNNVVGSNPGGDYYLSGSASDMVAKAIDENDYEIRFTSSGSFALTGPTLPTTDFVQVPFEVWDLGAPDDDSDDMQLFGYFDDAADDGEWNTEGNDPIGGESVFDKIHIAKVGYTSTTDTVSGQDKAKIFFSLDFRPIDKIYVVGSQPQEGTNILLSTYKQIKDGDIKRFSVGTVDRDDEGDTPKERVKRVTVFPNPYLGINTWEISRFQKYVTFSHLPKVVTVKIFTLAGVLVRTLTEEDKSNPDSQFLRWDLTNENDLPVASGIYILHVDMPDIGEETVLKLALVQEQQYLRSY
- a CDS encoding DUF4397 domain-containing protein; this encodes MTSSRLGIVLIVLLLVGMSCIDMDNPAMTTQDYKSEVRFVNLSRLGSATVKLADISFGSLSFGEDSEYKEIDAGSRTLTVEFPESDGSQDTEKQMVFATERKGSVFILGDTSGVSYFNAQERYIFEAPENLNPDWTNPDSAIVRIFSALSDFDEVSVNVVGNNSSFLAEGLSYGDDSNYQAIFPDNYSVSVDTNDVSVFSDSLSFAKGGRYTVAVYDTLMKIFDDD